One Mycolicibacter sp. MU0083 DNA window includes the following coding sequences:
- a CDS encoding NADH:flavin oxidoreductase: MSVPDVFSPGKLGPLTLRNRIIKAATFENRTPGALVSDDLIEYHRLPAAGGVGMTTVAYCAVSRGGRTSDDGLWMRPEAVAGLRRLTEAIHAEGALVSAQIGHAGPVADARSNKARALAPVRFFNPIGMRFAKKASRDDIDDVIAQHADAARYAVDAGFDAVEIHLGHNYLASSFLSPLINRRTDEFGGSLANRAKVARGVVQAVRRAVGGQIAVTAKLNMTDGVRGGISLDESLTTAKWLQDDGGLDALELTAGSSLVNPMYLFRGNAPIKEFAAVFPPPLSWGMRMTGNRFLREYPYHDAYLLRDARLFRAELSMPLILLGGITDRETMDTAMSEGFEFVAMARALLAEPDLINRIAAEPSTRSACIHCNQCMPTIYRRTRCVVTGAPDEVS, translated from the coding sequence ATGTCCGTCCCCGACGTCTTCAGTCCCGGCAAGCTCGGACCGCTCACGCTGCGCAACCGGATCATCAAGGCTGCCACGTTCGAGAACCGGACCCCGGGCGCACTGGTCTCCGACGACCTGATCGAGTACCACCGGTTGCCGGCCGCGGGCGGGGTCGGTATGACCACCGTGGCCTACTGCGCGGTCTCCCGCGGCGGGCGGACCTCCGACGACGGGCTGTGGATGCGCCCGGAGGCCGTCGCGGGCCTGCGCCGACTGACCGAGGCCATCCACGCCGAGGGTGCACTGGTCAGTGCGCAGATCGGCCATGCGGGTCCGGTCGCCGACGCGCGTTCCAACAAGGCCCGGGCGCTGGCCCCGGTCCGGTTCTTCAACCCGATCGGGATGCGTTTCGCGAAGAAGGCGAGCCGCGACGACATCGACGACGTCATCGCCCAGCACGCCGACGCCGCCCGCTACGCCGTCGACGCCGGGTTCGACGCCGTCGAGATCCATCTGGGCCACAACTACCTGGCGAGTTCGTTCCTGAGTCCGCTGATCAACCGCCGCACCGACGAGTTCGGGGGATCACTGGCGAACCGGGCCAAGGTGGCCCGCGGCGTGGTGCAGGCCGTCCGCCGTGCGGTGGGCGGGCAGATCGCCGTGACCGCCAAGCTGAACATGACCGACGGGGTGCGCGGCGGGATCAGCCTGGACGAGTCGCTGACCACCGCGAAGTGGCTGCAGGACGACGGCGGTCTGGACGCCCTGGAGCTGACCGCGGGCAGTTCGCTGGTCAACCCGATGTACCTGTTCCGCGGGAATGCTCCGATCAAGGAGTTCGCCGCCGTGTTTCCCCCGCCGTTGAGCTGGGGTATGCGCATGACCGGCAACCGGTTCCTGCGCGAATATCCCTACCACGACGCCTATCTGCTGCGTGATGCCCGGTTGTTCCGGGCCGAGCTGTCGATGCCGCTGATCCTGTTGGGCGGCATCACCGACCGCGAGACGATGGACACCGCGATGTCCGAGGGATTCGAGTTCGTCGCCATGGCCCGGGCGTTGCTGGCCGAACCGGATCTGATCAACCGGATCGCCGCCGAACCGTCCACCCGGTCGGCATGCATCCACTGCAACCAGTGCATGCCCACGATCTACCGCCGCACCCGTTGCGTCGTTACCGGCGCACCCGACGAAGTTAGCTAA
- a CDS encoding PE-PPE domain-containing protein, with the protein MKVSPTFRSLSTAAVAVSGAAALVASPILVPGSVSPSPTVTADVALMDNVALIMGGSGTPIPGALDFAWAERYLGHLGYGDYTMHGVFTPEGLYPGTGVKSLPLDVSVDQGVRILDQTILDHIQAGDKVVAYGVSQSAVLASLTMNDLAALGAGAPDVDQLSFVLLANEMFPNGGLLSRFALPDVPLYIPSLGIDFYGGTPGDTPYATDIYIAEYDGFADFPRYPLNFLSTLNAVLGIAMVHGPGYSKDGAIDSAELLLGSTNYDGPLELPEGVSAAANTDYYVIPTETLPLLQMLLGIPVIGQPLYDLLEPVTRILVDLGYGNVDTYVDGELTHGGWDMGPANLTTPFGVFPEDIDVMELLTSLGQGLQHGVNAFIYDLGHLSFGDVSEAAGSLTDFALPSLLDVVNTISGAAATMYSVLLPTADIINALLTTMPAYNVSVFFDSLMGDDDLLTNLVNAIGLPIAADVGLVTTAIGFQLLSVGAALQSIVGDFTDLFSA; encoded by the coding sequence GTGAAGGTAAGCCCCACGTTCCGTTCGTTGAGCACTGCCGCGGTGGCCGTCTCCGGTGCCGCAGCTCTGGTCGCTTCGCCGATCCTGGTGCCCGGATCGGTGTCCCCATCGCCGACGGTGACCGCCGACGTGGCACTGATGGACAACGTTGCCCTGATCATGGGCGGCAGCGGTACGCCGATCCCGGGAGCGTTGGACTTCGCCTGGGCCGAGCGTTACCTCGGGCACCTCGGATACGGCGACTACACCATGCACGGCGTCTTCACCCCGGAAGGCCTGTACCCGGGCACCGGGGTCAAGAGCCTGCCGCTGGACGTCTCGGTGGACCAGGGTGTGCGGATTCTCGACCAGACGATCCTCGACCACATCCAGGCCGGCGACAAGGTGGTGGCCTACGGCGTCTCGCAGAGCGCGGTGCTGGCCTCGCTGACCATGAACGACCTGGCCGCGCTCGGCGCCGGCGCACCCGACGTCGACCAGTTGTCGTTCGTGCTGCTGGCCAACGAGATGTTCCCCAACGGCGGCCTGCTGTCCCGTTTCGCGCTCCCGGACGTCCCGCTCTACATCCCGTCCCTGGGCATCGACTTCTACGGGGGCACGCCGGGCGACACCCCGTATGCGACCGACATCTACATCGCCGAATACGACGGGTTCGCCGACTTCCCGCGGTACCCGCTCAACTTCCTGTCGACGCTGAACGCCGTGTTGGGCATCGCGATGGTGCACGGTCCCGGCTACTCCAAAGACGGTGCCATCGACTCCGCGGAACTGCTGCTGGGCTCCACCAACTACGACGGGCCGCTGGAGCTTCCCGAGGGCGTCTCGGCCGCGGCGAACACCGACTACTACGTGATCCCCACCGAGACGCTGCCGCTGCTGCAGATGCTGCTGGGCATCCCGGTGATCGGACAGCCCCTCTATGACCTGCTGGAGCCGGTCACCAGGATTCTGGTCGACCTCGGCTACGGCAACGTCGACACCTATGTCGACGGGGAGCTGACCCACGGCGGCTGGGACATGGGTCCGGCGAACCTGACCACCCCGTTCGGGGTGTTCCCCGAGGACATCGATGTGATGGAGCTGCTGACCTCACTGGGGCAGGGACTGCAGCACGGGGTCAACGCCTTCATCTACGACCTCGGGCACCTGTCGTTCGGCGACGTCTCCGAGGCGGCCGGTTCGCTGACCGACTTCGCGTTGCCCAGCCTCCTCGACGTCGTCAACACGATCTCCGGTGCGGCCGCCACGATGTATTCGGTGCTGCTGCCGACGGCCGACATCATCAACGCCCTGCTGACCACCATGCCCGCCTACAACGTGAGCGTCTTCTTCGACTCGCTGATGGGCGACGACGACCTGCTGACCAATCTGGTGAACGCGATCGGGCTGCCCATCGCCGCCGACGTCGGGTTGGTGACCACCGCGATCGGGTTCCAGTTGTTGAGCGTCGGCGCGGCGCTGCAGTCGATCGTGGGCGACTTCACCGACCTGTTCAGCGCCTAA
- the metX gene encoding homoserine O-acetyltransferase MetX, with amino-acid sequence MTISDVSRQALPAVGETGVVGIGPLVLESGAVLDDVHIAVQRWGELSPRRDNVVMVLHALTGDSHVAGPAGPGHPTPGWWDGIIGPGAPIDTDRWCAVATNALGGCCGSTGPASLARDGKPWGSRFPAISIRDQVEADIAALAALGITEVAAVLGGSMGGARGLEWMVGHPDRVGAGLLLAVGARATADQIGTQSTQVAAIKADPNWQGGDYHGTGRHPDAGLALARRIAHLTYRGETELDRRFANDSQDGEDPAAGGRYAVESYLQHHGDKLVSRFDAGSYVALTDALSGFDVGRGRGGVAAALQGCPVPAVVAGITSDRLYPLRLQAELAESLPGCAGLDVIDSVNGHDGFLLETEPVGELIRRTLALAESAQRR; translated from the coding sequence GTGACGATCTCCGACGTATCCAGGCAGGCGCTGCCCGCCGTGGGAGAGACCGGCGTGGTCGGCATCGGGCCGCTGGTGTTGGAGAGCGGCGCGGTACTCGACGACGTACACATCGCGGTGCAGCGCTGGGGCGAGTTGTCGCCCCGGCGCGACAACGTCGTCATGGTGCTGCACGCACTCACCGGGGACTCCCATGTCGCCGGTCCCGCCGGCCCCGGGCATCCGACCCCGGGCTGGTGGGACGGGATCATCGGGCCCGGCGCCCCGATCGACACCGACCGCTGGTGCGCGGTGGCCACCAACGCCCTGGGCGGCTGCTGCGGCTCCACCGGCCCGGCATCGCTGGCCCGCGACGGCAAGCCGTGGGGCTCGCGGTTTCCGGCGATCTCGATTCGCGACCAGGTGGAAGCCGACATCGCCGCGCTGGCCGCACTCGGTATCACCGAGGTGGCCGCGGTGCTGGGCGGCTCGATGGGGGGCGCCAGGGGCCTGGAGTGGATGGTCGGCCACCCCGACCGGGTCGGCGCCGGGCTGCTGCTGGCCGTCGGCGCCCGCGCGACCGCCGACCAGATCGGCACCCAGAGCACGCAGGTCGCGGCCATCAAAGCCGACCCGAACTGGCAGGGCGGCGACTATCACGGCACCGGCCGTCACCCCGACGCCGGGTTGGCGCTGGCCCGGCGCATCGCGCACCTGACCTACCGGGGCGAGACCGAACTGGACCGCCGGTTCGCCAACGACTCCCAGGACGGCGAGGATCCGGCCGCCGGGGGCCGCTACGCCGTGGAGAGCTACCTGCAGCATCACGGCGACAAGCTGGTGTCGAGGTTCGATGCCGGCAGCTACGTAGCCCTGACCGACGCGCTGTCCGGCTTCGATGTCGGGCGCGGCCGCGGCGGGGTCGCCGCGGCGCTACAGGGCTGCCCGGTGCCCGCGGTGGTCGCCGGAATCACCTCCGACCGGCTCTACCCGCTGCGGCTGCAGGCGGAACTGGCCGAGTCGCTGCCGGGCTGTGCGGGGCTGGACGTCATCGACTCGGTGAACGGGCACGACGGCTTCCTGTTGGAGACCGAGCCGGTCGGCGAGCTGATCCGCAGGACGCTCGCCCTGGCCGAAAGCGCGCAGCGGCGATGA
- a CDS encoding bifunctional methylenetetrahydrofolate dehydrogenase/methenyltetrahydrofolate cyclohydrolase yields MGAITLDGKATRDEIFVDLQKRVAALSAAGRTPGLGTVLVGDDPGSHAYVRGKHSDCAKVGITSIRRDLPADCSTAQLEDTIDELNANDECTGYIVQLPLPGHLDENAALERIDPAKDADGLHPTNLGRLVLGTPAALPCTPRGIVHLLRRYEVPLAGAHVVVIGRGVTVGRPLGLLLTRRSENATVTLCHTGTRDLPALTRQADIIVAAVGVPHMLTADMVRPGAAIVDVGVSRTDAGLVGDVHPDVWEVAGHVSPNPGGVGPLTRAFLLTNVVESVESTL; encoded by the coding sequence GTGGGTGCAATCACGTTGGACGGCAAGGCGACGCGCGACGAGATCTTCGTCGACCTTCAGAAGCGGGTAGCGGCGTTGTCGGCCGCCGGGCGCACACCGGGGCTGGGCACCGTCCTGGTCGGTGACGATCCGGGTTCGCACGCCTACGTGCGCGGCAAGCACTCCGACTGCGCCAAGGTCGGTATCACCTCGATTCGTCGTGACCTGCCCGCGGATTGCAGCACCGCGCAACTCGAGGACACCATCGACGAGTTGAACGCCAACGACGAGTGCACCGGCTACATCGTGCAATTGCCGCTGCCCGGACACCTGGACGAGAACGCCGCGCTCGAGCGCATCGACCCGGCCAAGGACGCCGACGGGCTGCACCCGACGAATCTGGGCCGGCTGGTGCTGGGCACGCCGGCGGCGCTGCCGTGCACGCCGCGCGGGATCGTGCACCTGCTGCGCCGCTACGAGGTGCCGCTCGCCGGCGCCCACGTGGTGGTGATCGGACGCGGGGTGACGGTCGGTCGCCCGCTGGGGCTGCTGCTCACCCGCCGGTCGGAGAACGCCACCGTCACGCTGTGCCACACCGGCACCCGTGACCTGCCGGCGCTGACCCGCCAGGCCGACATCATCGTCGCCGCGGTCGGGGTGCCGCACATGCTCACCGCCGACATGGTGCGTCCCGGTGCGGCGATCGTCGACGTCGGGGTGTCGCGGACCGACGCCGGGCTGGTCGGTGATGTGCACCCCGACGTGTGGGAGGTGGCCGGCCACGTGTCGCCGAACCCGGGCGGGGTGGGGCCGCTGACCCGGGCGTTCCTGCTGACCAACGTCGTGGAAAGCGTCGAGAGCACGTTGTGA
- a CDS encoding DUF732 domain-containing protein, translating to MGKFLVDAGCATAAALLATAGFVAPAQASPVDTSFLSDLTGAGIPVADPAATASLGQSVCPMLSEPAGTAASVAAPVAAMGGGPAMSPEMARLFTEIAVQVYCPQMLSQLASGQVPELPQIPGMAVGIPGLSDGVPAIPAIPAIPRA from the coding sequence ATGGGGAAATTCTTGGTCGACGCGGGCTGCGCAACGGCGGCCGCACTGCTGGCCACCGCGGGATTCGTCGCACCGGCGCAGGCGAGTCCGGTCGATACGTCGTTCCTGTCCGACCTGACCGGAGCGGGCATCCCGGTCGCCGATCCGGCCGCCACCGCGTCTCTCGGCCAGTCCGTCTGCCCCATGTTGAGCGAACCCGCCGGCACCGCGGCCTCGGTCGCCGCCCCCGTCGCCGCCATGGGCGGCGGACCCGCCATGTCGCCTGAGATGGCTCGCCTGTTCACCGAGATCGCGGTGCAGGTGTACTGCCCGCAGATGCTCTCGCAACTGGCCAGCGGCCAAGTGCCGGAGCTACCGCAGATTCCCGGGATGGCCGTCGGTATTCCCGGTCTGTCCGACGGGGTTCCCGCGATCCCGGCGATCCCGGCGATCCCGCGCGCCTAG
- a CDS encoding DUF3017 domain-containing protein gives MTAAVHVRRVIAAQWPILLVGLIFTAAFVLAGANFWRRGALLIGIGTGVAAVLRLVLSDDRAGLLVLRDRGLDFATMTTAATVMLYVAATIDPLGTS, from the coding sequence GTGACGGCCGCCGTTCACGTCCGTCGGGTGATCGCCGCGCAGTGGCCGATCCTGCTGGTGGGGCTGATCTTCACGGCGGCGTTCGTCCTGGCCGGGGCGAACTTCTGGCGGCGCGGTGCGCTGCTGATCGGTATCGGGACCGGCGTGGCCGCCGTGCTGCGACTGGTGTTGTCCGATGATCGGGCGGGGCTGCTGGTGCTGCGGGACCGCGGACTGGATTTCGCGACGATGACGACGGCGGCCACCGTGATGCTCTATGTGGCCGCGACCATCGACCCGCTCGGGACCAGCTAG
- a CDS encoding bifunctional o-acetylhomoserine/o-acetylserine sulfhydrylase has product MTAENTSDPTARWSFETKQVHAGQTPDAATNSRALPIYQTTSYTFDNTDHAAKLFGLEVPGNIYTRIMNPTNDVVEQRIAALEGGVAALLLASGSAAATYAILNLAGTGDHIVSSPRLYGGTYNMLHYSLTKLGIETTFVEDPDDLESWRAAVRPNTKAFFAETISNPKIDVLDIPGVSGVAHDNGIPLIVDNTVATPYLIQPLAHGADIVVHSATKYLGGHGSTIAGVIVDGGNFDWTQGRHPGFTTPDPSYHGAVFADLGAPAFALKARVQLLRDLGAAVSPFNAFLIAQGLETLSLRVERHVANAQRVAEFLEAREDVLSVNYAGLPSSPWHGLAKQLAPKGVGGVLSFELAGGIEAGRAFVDALQLHSHVANIGDVRSLVIHPASTTHGQLSAEEQLASGVTPGLVRLAVGIEGIDDILADLELGFAAAAAKLGDSSALAAR; this is encoded by the coding sequence ATGACCGCCGAGAACACCTCCGACCCGACGGCACGCTGGTCCTTCGAGACGAAGCAGGTCCACGCCGGGCAGACCCCCGACGCCGCGACCAACTCCCGCGCGCTGCCGATCTACCAGACCACCTCCTACACGTTCGACAACACCGATCACGCGGCCAAGCTGTTCGGCCTGGAGGTTCCGGGCAACATCTACACCCGGATCATGAACCCGACCAACGATGTCGTCGAGCAGCGCATCGCCGCCCTCGAGGGTGGGGTCGCGGCGTTGCTGCTGGCATCCGGTTCCGCTGCGGCGACGTACGCGATCCTCAACCTCGCCGGCACCGGTGACCACATCGTGTCCAGCCCGCGCCTCTACGGCGGCACCTACAACATGCTGCACTACTCGCTGACCAAACTGGGCATCGAGACCACCTTCGTCGAAGACCCCGATGACCTGGAGTCGTGGCGGGCGGCGGTGCGACCGAACACCAAGGCGTTCTTCGCCGAGACGATCTCCAACCCGAAGATCGACGTGCTGGACATCCCGGGTGTGTCGGGAGTGGCCCACGACAACGGCATCCCGCTGATCGTCGACAACACCGTCGCCACCCCCTACCTGATCCAGCCGCTGGCCCACGGCGCCGACATCGTGGTGCACTCGGCCACCAAGTACCTGGGCGGGCACGGCTCGACGATCGCGGGCGTGATCGTCGACGGCGGGAACTTCGATTGGACCCAGGGCCGCCACCCGGGCTTCACCACCCCCGACCCGAGCTACCACGGGGCGGTCTTCGCCGACCTGGGCGCACCGGCGTTCGCGTTGAAGGCCCGCGTGCAGTTGCTGCGCGACCTGGGTGCGGCCGTCTCGCCGTTCAACGCCTTCCTGATCGCCCAGGGCCTGGAGACGTTGAGCCTGCGGGTGGAGCGGCACGTCGCCAACGCCCAGCGGGTCGCGGAGTTCCTGGAAGCCCGCGAGGACGTGCTCAGCGTCAACTACGCCGGGCTGCCCAGTTCGCCCTGGCACGGCCTGGCCAAGCAACTGGCGCCCAAGGGCGTCGGCGGGGTGCTGTCCTTCGAGCTCGCCGGCGGTATCGAGGCGGGCCGGGCGTTCGTCGACGCACTGCAGCTGCACAGCCACGTCGCCAACATCGGTGACGTGCGGTCGCTGGTGATCCACCCGGCCTCGACGACACACGGCCAGCTCAGCGCCGAAGAGCAGCTGGCCAGCGGCGTCACCCCGGGCCTGGTGCGGCTCGCGGTCGGCATCGAGGGCATCGACGACATCCTGGCGGACCTGGAGCTCGGCTTCGCCGCGGCCGCGGCCAAGCTCGGCGACTCGTCGGCGCTGGCGGCTCGTTGA
- a CDS encoding ATP-binding cassette domain-containing protein gives MNHPAPPVLTVRHDGTQGTFAAGHDVVIGRDLRADIRIPHPLVSRAHLLLRFEQGRWRGIDNGSLNGIYVNGQRVPVVDIHDGQAVNLGNPDGPRVAFEVGRHQGQAGRPPQTVSIQLPPPGAHRPGPPPPPSPPPPPPHYPVAPEPVHYPDPRSAGQPGMQPHYQPAAPPPPPHAPRPGGDAALRPGYPPPPPAEVFPPQQPATRMAPAVATPPVTGNIATRMFDILRPTTSSAPDAPAGALTIGRATDNDIVISDVLASRHHAMLIQTTLGTEIRDSRSINGTFVNGVRIGSAILSEGDLVTIGNVDLEFTGGTLLRRTDAASRTGGLEVRDVCFDVEGGKRLLNNITLTARPGTLTAIIGGSGAGKTTLSRLIAGYTKPTSGSVTFEGHNIHAEYASLRSRIGMVPQDDVVHRQLTVNQALGYAAELRLPPDSSKADRDKAVAQVLEELELTKHADTRVDKLSGGQRKRASVALELLTGPSLLLLDEPTSGLDPALDRQVMLMLRGLADAGRVVMVVTHSVSYLDVCDQILLVAPGGKTAFCGPPKEVFPAMGADNYADIFASVGADPDEANRRFLERTGGGAQGPAAAVPSTPPADLGSPPPESLRKQLSTIARRQVRLIVSDRGYSIFLGILPFLVGMLSLTVKGKHGLQMPGLDAPTEPQYIMVLLNLGAVFMGTALTIRDLVSERPIFKREQAVGLSTVAYLLAKITVFCGFAVAQAAIATTIVILGKGGPKKGTPTSDTSTFEPLFASANFELFLTVAATCVASAILGLALSAFAQSNEQIMPMLVVSIMSQLVLSGGMIPVTGRIGLDQMSWVTPSRWGYAAGASTIDFNTLLHHDSIPKDCMPLPTPQNPDPAVPDGCTPAVQVKQIPQDGLWKHTKGIWLLDMGMLALLSVFYSTLVWWKIRLKR, from the coding sequence ATGAATCACCCCGCGCCGCCAGTGCTGACCGTCCGCCACGACGGCACGCAAGGCACCTTCGCCGCAGGCCACGACGTGGTGATCGGACGGGATCTACGGGCCGACATCCGGATCCCCCATCCGCTGGTATCCCGCGCCCACCTGTTGCTGCGTTTCGAGCAGGGCCGGTGGCGGGGCATCGACAACGGCTCCCTCAACGGGATCTACGTCAACGGCCAGCGAGTGCCCGTCGTCGACATCCACGACGGCCAGGCGGTCAACCTCGGTAATCCGGACGGGCCGCGGGTCGCCTTCGAGGTGGGCCGGCACCAGGGCCAGGCCGGCCGCCCGCCGCAGACCGTCTCGATCCAGCTGCCGCCGCCCGGCGCGCACCGCCCGGGTCCACCGCCGCCACCGTCACCGCCGCCGCCGCCGCCGCACTACCCGGTTGCTCCCGAGCCCGTGCACTACCCGGATCCACGTTCGGCCGGCCAACCCGGCATGCAGCCGCACTATCAACCGGCCGCGCCCCCACCGCCGCCGCACGCGCCCCGACCGGGCGGCGACGCGGCGCTGCGCCCCGGCTATCCCCCGCCGCCGCCGGCCGAGGTCTTCCCGCCGCAGCAACCGGCCACCCGGATGGCGCCCGCGGTCGCGACCCCGCCGGTAACCGGCAACATCGCCACCCGGATGTTCGACATCCTGCGGCCCACCACGAGCTCGGCGCCGGATGCACCGGCCGGGGCCCTGACCATCGGCCGGGCCACCGACAACGACATCGTCATCTCCGACGTGCTGGCCTCCCGGCACCACGCCATGCTGATCCAGACCACGCTGGGCACCGAGATCCGGGACAGCCGGAGCATCAACGGGACGTTCGTCAACGGTGTCCGGATCGGTTCGGCGATCCTGTCCGAGGGCGACCTGGTCACGATCGGCAACGTCGACCTGGAGTTCACCGGCGGCACCCTGCTGCGCCGCACCGACGCCGCTTCGCGCACCGGTGGCCTGGAGGTCCGTGATGTCTGCTTCGACGTCGAGGGCGGCAAGCGACTGCTCAACAACATCACCCTGACCGCCCGACCGGGCACCTTGACCGCGATCATCGGCGGCTCGGGGGCCGGCAAGACCACGCTGTCGCGGCTGATCGCCGGCTACACCAAACCCACCAGCGGATCGGTCACCTTCGAGGGCCACAACATCCACGCCGAATACGCCTCGCTGCGCAGTCGAATCGGGATGGTGCCCCAGGACGACGTGGTGCACCGGCAGCTCACGGTCAACCAGGCACTGGGCTACGCCGCCGAACTGCGACTGCCGCCGGACAGCAGTAAGGCCGACCGGGACAAGGCCGTCGCACAGGTCCTCGAGGAACTCGAGTTGACCAAGCACGCCGACACCCGGGTGGACAAGCTCTCCGGCGGGCAGCGCAAACGCGCCTCGGTGGCGCTGGAACTGCTGACCGGGCCGTCGCTGCTGCTGCTGGACGAGCCGACCTCGGGCCTGGACCCGGCCCTGGACCGGCAGGTGATGTTGATGCTGCGCGGGCTGGCCGACGCCGGCCGGGTGGTCATGGTCGTCACCCACTCGGTGTCCTACCTCGATGTCTGCGACCAGATCCTGCTGGTCGCCCCCGGTGGAAAGACCGCATTCTGCGGCCCGCCCAAAGAGGTCTTCCCGGCCATGGGCGCCGACAACTACGCCGACATCTTCGCCAGTGTCGGCGCCGACCCCGACGAAGCCAACCGGCGCTTCCTGGAGCGCACCGGAGGCGGCGCGCAGGGTCCGGCGGCCGCCGTTCCGTCGACCCCGCCGGCCGATCTGGGCAGTCCCCCGCCGGAGAGCCTGCGCAAGCAGCTGTCCACGATCGCACGCCGTCAGGTCCGGCTGATCGTCTCCGACCGCGGTTACTCGATCTTCCTGGGCATCCTGCCGTTCCTGGTCGGCATGCTGTCGTTGACGGTCAAGGGCAAACACGGGTTGCAGATGCCGGGCCTCGATGCGCCGACCGAGCCGCAGTACATCATGGTGCTGCTCAATCTCGGAGCGGTGTTCATGGGCACCGCACTGACCATCCGCGACCTGGTCAGCGAACGACCCATCTTCAAACGAGAACAGGCGGTAGGCCTGTCCACGGTGGCCTACCTACTCGCCAAGATCACGGTCTTCTGCGGTTTCGCCGTCGCGCAGGCCGCGATCGCCACCACCATCGTGATCCTCGGCAAGGGCGGCCCCAAGAAGGGGACGCCGACCAGCGATACCAGTACCTTCGAGCCGCTGTTCGCCAGCGCCAATTTCGAGCTGTTCCTCACCGTCGCGGCCACCTGCGTGGCCTCGGCGATCCTGGGGTTGGCGTTGTCGGCGTTCGCGCAGTCCAACGAGCAGATCATGCCGATGCTGGTGGTCTCGATCATGTCGCAGCTGGTGCTCAGCGGCGGCATGATCCCGGTGACCGGGCGGATCGGGTTGGACCAGATGTCGTGGGTGACTCCCAGCCGTTGGGGCTATGCGGCGGGCGCGTCGACGATCGACTTCAACACGCTGCTGCATCACGACTCGATCCCCAAGGACTGCATGCCGCTGCCGACCCCGCAGAACCCCGATCCGGCCGTGCCGGACGGCTGCACCCCGGCGGTCCAGGTCAAACAGATCCCCCAGGACGGGCTGTGGAAGCACACCAAGGGCATCTGGCTGCTCGACATGGGCATGCTGGCGCTGCTGTCGGTGTTCTACAGCACCCTGGTGTGGTGGAAGATCCGGCTCAAGCGGTAG
- a CDS encoding class I SAM-dependent methyltransferase: MSPAGQGRRDRSLSFGSQAAAYERGRPSYPPDAIDWLLPPGARDVLDLGAGTGKLTARLVERGLDVVAVDPIAEMLEVLATALPGTPALLGSAEQIPLPDNSVDAVLVAQAWHWFDATRAIPELVRVLRPGGRLGLVWNTRDERLGWVKELGNIIGREDARDVVEAGVHLPAPFGEIESHQVEWTNYLTPQALLDLVASRSYCITSPDAVRTKTLDRVRTLLATHPALAGAAGLSMPYVTVCMRATLS, translated from the coding sequence ATGAGCCCGGCCGGGCAGGGACGCCGCGACCGCTCGCTGTCGTTCGGCTCGCAGGCCGCCGCCTACGAACGGGGCCGGCCGTCCTATCCCCCGGACGCCATCGACTGGCTGTTGCCGCCGGGGGCCCGCGATGTCCTCGACCTGGGCGCCGGCACCGGCAAGCTCACCGCACGCCTGGTGGAGCGGGGCCTGGACGTGGTGGCCGTGGATCCGATCGCGGAAATGCTCGAAGTGCTGGCCACCGCGTTGCCCGGCACCCCGGCGCTGCTCGGTTCCGCCGAACAGATCCCCCTGCCGGACAACAGTGTCGACGCGGTCCTGGTGGCCCAGGCCTGGCATTGGTTCGATGCCACCCGGGCCATCCCCGAGCTGGTGCGGGTACTGCGCCCGGGCGGTCGGCTGGGCTTGGTCTGGAACACCCGCGACGAACGTCTGGGCTGGGTCAAGGAACTCGGCAACATCATCGGCCGCGAGGACGCCCGTGACGTGGTGGAGGCCGGTGTGCACCTGCCCGCGCCGTTCGGCGAGATCGAGAGCCACCAGGTGGAGTGGACCAATTATCTGACGCCGCAGGCACTGCTCGACCTGGTCGCCTCGCGTAGTTACTGCATCACCTCGCCGGACGCGGTGCGCACCAAGACGCTGGACCGGGTCCGCACACTGCTGGCCACCCATCCCGCACTGGCCGGCGCGGCGGGACTGTCGATGCCCTACGTCACCGTGTGCATGCGGGCCACGTTGAGCTGA